In one Candidatus Nitronereus thalassa genomic region, the following are encoded:
- the rpsO gene encoding 30S ribosomal protein S15: MALAGSSKTDIVRQHQHHDRDTGSSEVQIALLTQRINELTEHFRTHKKDHHSRHGLLRMVSRRRRLLDYLHRVNAEGYRSLLGKLSLRK; the protein is encoded by the coding sequence ATGGCACTTGCCGGTTCATCGAAAACGGATATCGTGAGACAGCATCAACATCATGATCGTGATACAGGATCTTCTGAGGTGCAAATTGCCTTGTTGACTCAACGTATCAACGAATTGACCGAACATTTTCGGACTCATAAGAAGGACCACCATTCTCGACATGGATTGTTGAGAATGGTTAGTCGGCGTCGACGCTTGTTGGATTATCTTCACCGAGTGAATGCCGAAGGCTATCGGTCTCTGTTAGGCAAATTAAGCTTAAGAAAATAA